The following coding sequences lie in one Rutidosis leptorrhynchoides isolate AG116_Rl617_1_P2 chromosome 4, CSIRO_AGI_Rlap_v1, whole genome shotgun sequence genomic window:
- the LOC139840779 gene encoding uncharacterized protein, producing the protein MDVEDEFIFLIILYWYVRQRNSLRIERLPDTNSALTGHAYTQELLSGSNTQCHQLMRLSRDAYVLLCDLFKERNWLQDSRYVSVEEKMAIFLTILGQNDGFREIKYRFQHSLRTIHICFHEVLQGMMEFAREAIGPSSLNVSPTASDRHRYLREVFSGAIGALDGTLVHAIVPAKQQSAYRGRGGGRCYQNVLGICDFNMVFTYVWAGWEGIAHDSRVLNEVLYNPTSGFPIPPPNKYYLCDAAYANTRGFLAPYRNIRYWLANFRRRRALTSEEKFNHGHAQLRNVIERAYGVLKERFPILREMAPYSFPVQRNVVIVCFAIHNFIRKWNIHDELFMECDANDEENEGDEDVEEHVDGGEDEPESQGDAQSAQYMSNLRDEIASNI; encoded by the exons ATGGACGTTGAAGATGAATTTATATTCTTAATCATTCTATATTGGTATGTGAGACAAAGAAACTCATTAAGAATTGAAAGGTTACCGGATACCAACTCTGCGTTAACTGGACATGCGTACACACAAGAGTTATTAAGTGGATCAAACACACAATGTCACCAACTGATGCGTCTCTCACGTGATGCATATGTTCTTTTATGCGACCTTTTTAAAGAAAGAAATTGGTTGCAGGATAGTAGGTATGTAAGTGTTGAGGAGAAGATGGCAATATTTCTAACCATTCTTGGACAAAATGATGGATTTAGAGAAATTAAATATAGATTTCAACACTCTTTACGAACTATTCATATATGTTTTCATGAAGTTTTACAAGGAATGATGGAGTTTGCGAGAGAAGCTATAGGGCCGTCATCACTCAATGTTAGCCCGACCGCGTCCGATCGACATAGATATTTGAGAGAAGTATTTTCG GGAGCAATAGGTGCACTAGATGGGACTCTTGTGCATGCGATTGTTCCTGCTAAGCAACAAAGTGCTTATAGAGGGCGAGGTGGTGGTCGATGCTATCAAAATGTTTTAGGGATATGTGACTTCAATATGGTATTTACATATGTATGGGCTGGATGGGAAGGTATAGCTCATGATTCAAGAGTACTAAATGAAGTTTTATACAATCCCACTTCCGGTTTTCCAATTCCTCCACCAA ATAAATATTATTTATGTGATGCTGCATATGCAAATACTCGTGGGTTTCTAGCTCCATATCGTAACATAAGATATTGGTTGGCTAACTTTCGACGTCGTCGTGCTTTAACTAGCGAAGAAAAATTTAATCATGGACATGCACAACTTAGAAATGTCATTGAACGTGCTTACGGAGTTTTGAAAGAAAGATTTCCAATCTTAAGAGAGATGGCTCCTTATTCATTCCCGGTTCAAAGAAATGTGGTAATTGTGTGTTTTGCGATACATAATTTTATTAGAAAGTGGAATATTCATGATGAGCTTTTCATGGAATGCGACGCGAATGATGAAGAGAATGAAGGAGACGAAGATGTTGAAGAACATGTAGATGGTGGGGAAGACGAACCCGAATCACAAGGGGATGCTCAAAGTGCGCAATACATGTCAAATTTGCGTGATGAAATTGCAAGCAATATATGA